A window of Asterias rubens chromosome 22, eAstRub1.3, whole genome shotgun sequence contains these coding sequences:
- the LOC117305481 gene encoding PHD finger protein 21A-like isoform X1, which translates to MSNSDLEKLQLQLRREIQCHQILVAKMKNDPQNTEVKKQLHEQQAKITSLSEKQKKVVEQLRSELGIQKEMPGKNDQVTSTPLTTSQNLNIPNRITSVNKTPPGPPRATSQHHPHQSPTTPTRMSILTNKPTILPIKVPNVACRLAQSKLPPSQSLPKESSSPTNLYKKLTALPRTTLSSHNSSKHHTHKKTLSAEEEKLEFMASLGLITQKTAEQLKSKRSERKRRSTANPQFSNYDRQEMESRQSATRFLAANGFGQEKRKKGKLQKTSDNSIDDAENSMNGALHKQEVDKHKDHCSACGLSTEELLMCDTCPLVYHLGCLEPPLLAVPPGLWSCPQCKFKESPQSDWQGTLAIVHTYVQHRMSKEEEKKRLQRKASELQNERIQLEGKARQLNDAIAKQMQARDGLTDSFRKTEKAIVQLQGFISRFQV; encoded by the exons ATGTCGAACTCAGACTTAGAAAAACTGCAGTTGCAGCTTCGTCGAGAAATTCAATGCCATCAG ATTTTGGTGGCCAAAATGAAGAATGATCCACAA aatactGAAGTGAAGAAACAGTTACATGAGCAACAAGCAAAAATAACGTCACTGAGTGAAAAACAG AAGAAAGTTGTAGAGCAACTGCGATCAGAACTTGGGATTCAGAAAGAAATGCCAGGGAAGAATGATCAG GTTACGTCCACGCCCCTCACAACGTCCCAGAACCTAAACATCCCGAATCGTATCACATCGGTCAACAAGACGCCCCCAGGCCCCCCTAGGGCCACCTCACAGCACCATCCGCACCAATCACCGACAACGCCTACCAGAATGTCTATCTTGACTAATAAACCCACGATACTACCTATTAAAGTGCCCAATGTGGCGTGTCGACTTGCACAGAGTAAACTGCCTCCCAGCCAATCACTGCCAAAG GAATCTAGCAGTCCTACCAACCTATACAAGAAGTTAACAGCATTGCCCAGAACGACATTGTCAAGTCACAACAGCTCAAAGCATCACACGCATAAAAAGACATTATCAGCTGAGGAAGAG AAACTTGAGTTTATGGCCTCGCTTGGTTTAATCACACAAAAAACGGCTGAACAACTCAAATCTAAAAGGTCCGAGAGAAAGAGGAGAAGCACGGCGAATCCTCAGTTCTCCAACTACGACAGACAGGAGATGGAG AGTCGGCAGTCGGCAACAAGGTTCCTTGCAGCTAATGGGTTCGGACAAGAGAAACGGAAAAAAG GGAAACTTCAAAAGACTTCAGATAATTCTATTGATGATGCAGAAAACAGTATGAATGGGGCACTTCATAAACAAGAGGTTGAT AAGCACAAGGATCATTGCTCAGCGTGTGGTCTAAGCACAGAGGAGTTGCTCATGTGCGACACCTGTCCGTTGGTGTATCACCTTGGGTGTCTAGAACCCCCTCTGTTGGCGGTACCCCCGGGGTTGTGGAGTTGTCCACAGTGCAAG TTCAAAGAATCCCCGCAATCTGATTGGCAAGGAACTCTAGCCATCGTCCACACCTACGTCCAACATCGGATGTCCAAGGAAGAGGAGAAAAAACGACTCCAGAGGAAGGCGTCTGAGCTTCAGAACGAGCGTATTCAACTTGAAGGCAAAGCTAGACAACTCAACGATGCAATAGCT aagCAAATGCAAGCCAGAGATGGCCTGACGGATTCGTTCCGTAAAACAGAAAAGGCCATCGTTCAACTACAAGGGTTTATCTCACGCTTCCAGGTTTAG
- the LOC117305481 gene encoding PHD finger protein 21A-like isoform X2 gives MSNSDLEKLQLQLRREIQCHQILVAKMKNDPQNTEVKKQLHEQQAKITSLSEKQKKVVEQLRSELGIQKEMPGKNDQVTSTPLTTSQNLNIPNRITSVNKTPPGPPRATSQHHPHQSPTTPTRMSILTNKPTILPIKVPNVACRLAQSKLPPSQSLPKESSSPTNLYKKLTALPRTTLSSHNSSKHHTHKKTLSAEEEKLEFMASLGLITQKTAEQLKSKRSERKRRSTANPQFSNYDRQEMESRQSATRFLAANGFGQEKRKKGKLQKTSDNSIDDAENSMNGALHKQEVDFKESPQSDWQGTLAIVHTYVQHRMSKEEEKKRLQRKASELQNERIQLEGKARQLNDAIAKQMQARDGLTDSFRKTEKAIVQLQGFISRFQV, from the exons ATGTCGAACTCAGACTTAGAAAAACTGCAGTTGCAGCTTCGTCGAGAAATTCAATGCCATCAG ATTTTGGTGGCCAAAATGAAGAATGATCCACAA aatactGAAGTGAAGAAACAGTTACATGAGCAACAAGCAAAAATAACGTCACTGAGTGAAAAACAG AAGAAAGTTGTAGAGCAACTGCGATCAGAACTTGGGATTCAGAAAGAAATGCCAGGGAAGAATGATCAG GTTACGTCCACGCCCCTCACAACGTCCCAGAACCTAAACATCCCGAATCGTATCACATCGGTCAACAAGACGCCCCCAGGCCCCCCTAGGGCCACCTCACAGCACCATCCGCACCAATCACCGACAACGCCTACCAGAATGTCTATCTTGACTAATAAACCCACGATACTACCTATTAAAGTGCCCAATGTGGCGTGTCGACTTGCACAGAGTAAACTGCCTCCCAGCCAATCACTGCCAAAG GAATCTAGCAGTCCTACCAACCTATACAAGAAGTTAACAGCATTGCCCAGAACGACATTGTCAAGTCACAACAGCTCAAAGCATCACACGCATAAAAAGACATTATCAGCTGAGGAAGAG AAACTTGAGTTTATGGCCTCGCTTGGTTTAATCACACAAAAAACGGCTGAACAACTCAAATCTAAAAGGTCCGAGAGAAAGAGGAGAAGCACGGCGAATCCTCAGTTCTCCAACTACGACAGACAGGAGATGGAG AGTCGGCAGTCGGCAACAAGGTTCCTTGCAGCTAATGGGTTCGGACAAGAGAAACGGAAAAAAG GGAAACTTCAAAAGACTTCAGATAATTCTATTGATGATGCAGAAAACAGTATGAATGGGGCACTTCATAAACAAGAGGTTGAT TTCAAAGAATCCCCGCAATCTGATTGGCAAGGAACTCTAGCCATCGTCCACACCTACGTCCAACATCGGATGTCCAAGGAAGAGGAGAAAAAACGACTCCAGAGGAAGGCGTCTGAGCTTCAGAACGAGCGTATTCAACTTGAAGGCAAAGCTAGACAACTCAACGATGCAATAGCT aagCAAATGCAAGCCAGAGATGGCCTGACGGATTCGTTCCGTAAAACAGAAAAGGCCATCGTTCAACTACAAGGGTTTATCTCACGCTTCCAGGTTTAG